In Flagellatimonas centrodinii, a single window of DNA contains:
- a CDS encoding redoxin domain-containing protein, with product MRLPPLLTAAALLLSAGLVHAATIGAPAPAFSAIDSHGETHSLSDFAGKTVVLEWTNHGCPFVQKHYQGNMQSLQAMAADGGAVWLSVISSAPGKQGHVSGDEANALTTERDAAPTAVLFDSSGEIGRRYDAKTTPHMYVINAEGMLVYAGGIDSIPSADPADIDRAEPYFRTALAETLAGKTVSRASTRPYGCSIKY from the coding sequence ATGCGCTTGCCCCCTCTGCTGACCGCCGCCGCGCTCCTGTTGAGCGCCGGACTGGTTCACGCCGCCACGATCGGCGCCCCGGCCCCTGCCTTTTCGGCGATCGACAGCCACGGCGAGACGCATTCACTGTCCGATTTTGCGGGCAAGACCGTGGTGCTCGAATGGACCAACCATGGCTGCCCCTTCGTGCAGAAGCACTACCAGGGCAACATGCAGTCGCTGCAGGCGATGGCTGCCGATGGCGGCGCGGTATGGCTGTCGGTGATCTCCTCGGCGCCCGGCAAGCAGGGACATGTCAGTGGGGACGAGGCCAATGCCCTCACCACCGAACGCGATGCCGCGCCGACCGCCGTCCTGTTCGACTCCAGCGGTGAGATCGGCCGCCGCTACGACGCCAAGACCACCCCGCACATGTACGTGATCAATGCGGAGGGCATGCTGGTATATGCCGGCGGGATCGACAGCATTCCCAGTGCCGACCCGGCCGACATCGACCGCGCGGAGCCCTATTTCCGTACCGCCCTGGCGGAGACGCTGGCGGGCAAGACCGTGAGCCGCGCCAGC